ACCCTCCTCTGAAATAGCAACAAAGTTTACGAAAAGACCCTTGAATGTGGTCAATAAATAATCTAACGGGGGGAGAAGGTATGACAAAAATCAAACAAGACGTAGAGGAAGCTTTATCCTGTGTGAAATCCGGGGACACCGTACTCGTTGGGGGCTTTGGATTGATAGGTGCCCCGCTCACATTAATTGACGAGTTGACGAAAAAAGAGGTGTACGATCTGACAGTTGTTAGTAATAATCTCGGTGAATCTGGAAAAGGCCTGGGAATATTATTAAACCAAAATAAAATAAAAAAAGGCATCGGTTCCTATTTCACCAGCAACCGGGATGTAGGTGATAAATATCAGAAAGGTGAAGTTGAACTGGAACTGAAGCCACAAGGAACGTTGGCTGAGTCATTAAGAGCTGGTGGTGCTGGATTAGGGGGCTACTATACGAAAACAGCGGTCGGTACAAAATTGGCAGAAGGAAAAGAAGAACGTGAAATTGACGGTG
This window of the Tuberibacillus sp. Marseille-P3662 genome carries:
- a CDS encoding CoA transferase subunit A, producing MTKIKQDVEEALSCVKSGDTVLVGGFGLIGAPLTLIDELTKKEVYDLTVVSNNLGESGKGLGILLNQNKIKKGIGSYFTSNRDVGDKYQKGEVELELKPQGTLAESLRAGGAGLGGYYTKTAVGTKLAEGKEEREIDGVKYIFEKPIRGDVALIRAHKADTLGNVVYYKTARNFNPLMATAAKHVILEVDEIVEPGTLDPEAIVTPHLYVDTIVEARRILTKDGVVSK